The genome window GCCTCTCCCCACCGGCTTCCTGGCCCTGGCCCTTCCTGTGCAGAGGGGACAGGATTCTGGCCCCAGGAGCTCTTCCTTCTTGGTCTTCCCCTCCGGCTCTCTTGAGAGTTCTGGCCCTAGCCCTGTGCATTTAGGGTCCTCCCCCAGCAGAGCACCCCTGCCTACCTGGACTGCAGGTGCTCCAGCTGCACCTGGAGGTTCTCGCTGAGCTCTGTCTGCTCATCCAGGGACCGCTGTAGCTTCCGGGCCTGGTTGTGGGCCTCGTCCAGCTGGGGCGAGCAGGACAGAGAACAGGAGGGTCACCTTGGGCAGAGGCTGCCTGCCTCAGCCACGTCCCGTTCTGCTCTGGAACTGTGCCCGGTTTCCAGCTCTGGTTCTGAAGGCTCCCCAGGACCACTTCCATTCTGTTCTCTATCACTGTAGGCCACCAGCCTCCAAATCTACCCAGCATGCATCAAATCTAGCCAGCATACCCGCCTACGCAACTGCCTGGCCACACAGCCATACCCACCTGCTTCGTTCCCTGTCCATTCACCCACCTAGTCGTCAATCTGTTTGTGCACACATCATCTGTCAGCCACCTGTAGCTCATTCATCCACTTcactgtccatccatctgtccgtcTAGTGCTCTGTGCACGTGGACTCCTCCGGCCTTCTACCTAACCATCTACACCTCCATCCACCTCGCTTGCTCACTCACCTCATCCAccttcctccccctccacctGCCCTCGCCTGCTCACTGCCTCGGGTGCCAGGCCCCTCTCGGGCGGGCCTGCTGGTACTTGCCTCGTCCTCGGCCTGGGCGAGCTCTTTCTTGAGCTCTTCCACCCGTAGTCGCAGCTTCTTTACCTCCGTCTCGTGCTGCTCCACACGCCGATTGGCATGGGCCAGCTCTGCCACCTTCTCCTGAAACTGCTTCTTGAGCTTGCCATGCACGTGCTTCAGATCTGCCAGCTCCTAGAGGGGCGGGAAGGCTCAGGTCACAGGCTCACTCAGGGAGGGCCAGGAGGACCTGGCTAGGAGGACCTGGCATCTCCTCTACAGGAATGTCACACCTGCTGTTGAATGTGAAGGCTTAGTGATCAACCGGGGGCTGGCAGTGCCACCTCGTGAGgtgagaaggctgggggggggtgtGATCCAGCGGCTCCACTTGATGTATAACTGTAAGGAGCCAGGAGGGCGTCCGGTGGGCTGTGGAACTTCAGGTCAGGCTCTGGGCAAGCAATGAGGTTTACAGACAAGCATGTGGTGTTAAACTTCTAAGTCTGGGGAATGAGCTGGACTGTGGAGTAGGTGTGCATGCGGCACAGGAAGAGACCTGAGGTCAAAGTGGGACAGCCAGGAAAAGAGATGGCCACCCTActctggggtgtggggggggggcagccctgTCTTTACTGTCTCCCTCACCAGCTCCAGGGTCCGGCTGTCTACCTCCCTTGCAGCCTTGGGAACGGCAGGGGCTCCCCACCCTCTGTCCTACCACTGCCTTCCACCTGGCCGCGGCCCATCCCGCCTCCGATGACTGCTCTCACAACACAGCCTGCCGTTACTGCTTCCTCTACCTGGGCCCCCCATCACGCCCATCCAGAGTCCTCGTTTCTTCTCTGACTCCCCAGTCCTCACTCTACCCTCTGCAAGGTCAGTTTACCACCAGTTAGCTTCTGCTTTTCCTGGAGACCTCAGCTCAAAGTCatcgccccgcccccacccccacccagaaaGCCTTTTCAGGACCAGGCCTGACCGCATGTGATGGAGAGAGCAATCTGTCCCTCTAAGCCATCCGATTCACGGACTAGGTGGACACACACTGTTTGCTGTCACTatcacacagtaggtgcttagtGCATGTAGCTACTATAATTACCAACTGCTTTATCTTACAATAGTTGTCTAATAAATGCAATTAGACGTTGAGTATCTTTTGTCTGAAGTGCCTAGGCTCAAAAgtattttggttttcttccttccttccttcctttctttctttttttaaaaatggagtctcagccgggcggtggtggcacacgcctttaatcccagcacttgggaggcagagccaggcggatctctgtgagtttgaggccagcctgggctaccaagtgagttccaggaaaggtggaaagctacacagagaaaccctgtctcgaaaaaccaaaaaaaaaaaaaaaaagagtctcatgtaacccaggctgacacTGAATTCTCTTTGTagtaaggatgactttgaacctctgatgctgttgcctctacctcctgggcgCTGGAACTACAGGCGTGAGACATCACACTACGTgacgtggtgctggggatgggacccagggctttctgcatgcttggcaagtactctaccaaacTTTATCTTCAGCCTAGATTCCAGAATTTTTGGACTTTCGGGGTACTCACACATACATCATGAGATCTCTTGGGGCCAGGACCTGGGTCTAAACATAGAATCCATTAGTTTCACGTACGTCATTAGGGCCTGATTGCAATTTTCTTTAGCATTTTTATCGCCCTCGAATTTTGACTGGGACCTACCACACCTAAGTGTGAAATTTTCTGCTCAAAGTTAGGGGTTTGGGAGCCTTTTGGATGTCTGGTTTGGGGACCAAGGAGGCTCGCCTGTACTGCGGTTATCCACATGCAGGACATACAGGAAGTGTGTTGATTAGCTGGATGGGGGCCCTGGGCATCACTCCCTGCCCACCTTGTTCTTCTCAAAGAGAGCGGCCTGGCTGGCCCTCAGGTCACAGTCCAGGGCACTGGCGTTCTGCCGCCGTCTGCGGGCCAGGGCCTCCTCCAGGTCCCCAACCTGCGCCCGGagtttcttgttctccctctccagGCCCAGCTTTTCCGTCTCCAGCCTCTCTCTGCGGCCCCACTCGGCTGCATTCTCTGCCTGAAGCCTTTCCATCTGCAATAGCGGGAGACGCAGTGAGCCTCCTGGGGGCCAGGGGTGGAGAGACAAGCTAGAAGAACCCCCCCCATCCTGAAGCCAAAAATGGCACCAGGAAGCTGATCCAGCTGCAGCAGGCTATAATTatgctgggctttttttttttttcatggtgttcaGGATGTGGGGGCGCTTCTGGGTTTTGTGTGGGAAAGGGGGTGCCTCCTGAAGGCTAGGTCCCTGGAGTGTGGCTGGccccacacagcacacagcacaggctgCTGTCTTTTTCCCACTGATTGCTCAAGGATCCCCTGAACTCCTGGGCCCCAGGAGCCCCTCCCTCCTAGAGTCACTCACCTCACCCCTCAGCTCAGCCATCTTGCGATCCATGCTGGAGCGCGCGCCCAGCTCATCCTCCAGGTCTTCAGACATGCGGCCCAATTCATCCTGGTGTGTTTCCTTTAGGATGCTGAGCTGCAGAGACATCACCCAGCCTGGTCACCGAGGACCACCAGGATATATCCCAGAAGTAGTGCTGGAGGTGAGCACCAGCCAGGGTAATGGGGCCCCAGGGACCCGGAGTAGGCTGACTCTGGCCGCCCTGTGCTTCAGATGTCTGTCACCTCCGACCGCACCACAATCTGGCCCTTTGGTGCCTGCACTTGACTGGGTCAGCACACTGTCCACCATGGGAATCAAGAGTGAACTTTAACGAAGTCAGTTCAACCCTCCACACCGCCCGCAACACACACGCCAACACCCCTCTGAGGGGTTCTCGGTGCCGTGAGGTAGAACCCAACTCCTGTGTTCTCACAAAGTCTCCTCCCATCCACCTGgccccttcccactgcccacAAGACTGCAAGCCTAGGAGGCAGAGAACTTGCCCGCCTTCCCCACGGCTCTCGGCATACACTGGTGGCCTAAACACCAGTGTACATGTGAACGGCTGTGGGCACTTCTCCAAGCTGCTgccccacacaagcacacagcgAGCTCGAAGACAATACCGTGGAAGGAAGCCAGGCGCAAGGGGATTTTCTAATCAACTGAACGCTGGTGCTCCATGAGTGTCTTTCCAGTAACTACACTTGGAAGTCTGAAGAGTGCGGGGCCAGGTTCCTGGACCCCAAAAGAAGGAAGGTTCAAGGGCTGGGACTCTTTTAGGAGCTCGAATAGATTCCCAGGGAAGGCCAGGTTTGGGCAATCTTCCTAGGTGAATTCTCCGGTCTTTGACCTCTGTGACCCCAGAGGTTCTGGTAAGGCTTTTCCAGGATAGCTGCGCCCCCTGGTGGCCATATGCAATCTGtacaggaggcagaagccacagCCAACATCTCAACCTCAACGGCCGTGCTGCTGAGATGGGAATGTGAGGACACAGCTCCTTTGACTGAACAAGTCTTCTGTTTGACTTGACATACATTGGATAAATACATGCCACATGTCACATCTGGCACCTCCATTCTGGTCACAAGCCCTGTGAAATTTGTCCCATCAATCCTACCTCTGATGGGATTCTCCAGCCACACCAGCTTTCTCTGTGTCCAGCATACACCAGGTGTCTGTCTATTCCAGGACTGGTGCTGAGCACCCAGATCCCCTATCTTCTCAAGGATGACTTCACCCAGCCCCTTGAGGTCTCACTTCAAACAGCGTCTTGTAGGGAGTGGAGCAGAgatgttgagacagtgtctcaccctGTATCTAAATTGGCCCGGAACTCGGCAATCCTCTGGTCTCAGCCTACCAAGTGAcctgccacacccagctcagtTGTCCTCTTATAGAGGCCCTCCTCGGCCTATCACCCTACCTCCttcatgctgttttgtttttgtttgtttgtattttgagacagggtttctctgtgtagccctggctgtcacgCTGACCTCggcctccacctgcctctgcccccttgagagctgggattaaaggcatgggctgccaccacctggctcttcaTGCTGTTAGGATGCCTTCTCAACACACAGACCTCACCTGCTAGGCTGCTACCATcatctccctgcctgcctggtaCTCAGAACTATGGCCAAGTGAAGGGATTCCACCCTAACCTGTCCGAAAGTctggaacccccccccccgcatgcGGCTGCCACCGCCAGGaccccccccacgcccccactCCCGCCCCCCCAAGCCTCCGGCCTTACTTGCTTGAGCATCTCCTGCTTGGTCTTGCTCAGCTCCTCGTATTTCATCTTCCACTGGCTGAGCTCGCCCTCCAGCTTCTCAATGCTCCTGCTCAGAGCCAGTTTGTCCCTGGGGAGGGGATCGGGCGAGCACACGGGCTTTATTAGACTCTTTTTCGTTTTGACTTCATGTTTCAGGGGGTGGACTAGCTTgattttgttgtcgttgtttaaAAAGTAGACTGTGTTCTCCCACATTCTGTGGCTAGGAGTCCAAGATGAGGTGTGGGCAGGGGAGGCGGTCAGGAAGAAGCCGTATCATCTTCTCCCCAGGTTCTGCTGGTTCCTGGCCCCTCTGGCTTTCCTTAGCCAGAGATGCAATGGCGCCCATTAGAGGCATCGCTCCATGCATCACAGGGGgtgttttctccctctctcccttctgtcctccccccacccccgggacCCCAGGGTTTATACAtgccaggtaagcactctaccactgagacaaaCCCCTCTTCCCAAGCccttatgttgatttttttttttttaaaaagtaaaatcatatGTGCAGAACCAAGTATATAATCTATATGCTTATTTCCCGGTCACCAGCGCTACAGAATATTCATGAACACCAGGTTATACCCTCTAAATGCCATCATCAAAGTCCCTGATGACCTCCATATTCTAAATCCATTGGTCAGCTAAGTGTGTCCAGCAGCCCACTCTCCTGTTAAAGTGTCTCTTGGTTCCTTCTCCCCGAAAATGGCTCCctttcctcacccccccccctcctctaGCCAGCCTCTGAACCTGACAGAGCCAGGACTCCATGCCATAACCTTCTCCTTGCCCACCCACTTCGGATTCCCAGATTCCTGGCTTTCCAAGGTCACCTGTTCATTGATGACCCCTGCCTTTTTAACCTCTAGCCCAGACCGCCCTGGGCCTCCAGACCCATCCACTCACAAACTGTTACCTTCCTGGGCCAAGCACAGCTTGCCAACTTCCTTTcccatcctgctttccctgaGCCGGCTACCCTCTCGCCACCAGAGGTAAGCTTGAGGCCACCACAGCCTACACagtgaggtcaaggtcagcctgggttcaTGTACTGAGGCTCTACTTTGAAAACAAAGGATGAgggatggagatggctcagaggtaaaagtacttgctgctcttacagaggacccaggtttggttcccagcatccaaaatggcagtttacaaccatctgtaattccagttccaggggatctaataccctaTTCTGGCCCCCAGGGGCACCAGACACTCACaaggtgcacatatatacacacaaatcactcaaatacacacacacacacacacacacacacacacacacacacacacacacattagtcaGGGCTTCTcagtgtaactgccctggctgtcctggaactcactctgtagaccaggctggacttgaactcacagaaatctgcctacttctgcctccctaatgttgggattaaaagcgtgcgccgccaccgccgccgccaccactcaGCCAAGGAGgcacacataaagtaaatttttaaaaaatctttataaaaaacaacaacaacaaaagacactgTAGTGGGTTTGCTGATTTAAAATCTTAGattgtggtgctggagacttagctcaatggtagagcgcttgcctaacataaagccctgggttcagtcctcatctGGCAGGGACTGGGACGGGGGAGAGGGATGacaaaaaaagaccaaaacaaaacaacaacaacaacaaaaccccaaacacacCCCAAGGTAAGTAAAATCTGAGCTTGGACCTCAAGAGACTTCGTGGGAGTCACCGGGAATTCCagctccagcccccccccccaaggactCACTCTCTTTCCTTGAGCAGCACCTTCTGGGATTCGTCCAGCCGTAGCCGCAGGGCGGTCAACTTGGAGGCATCCTCCTCGGTACCGCCTGTGTCCTCCCAGGGCAGGCGGTTGCGATCCTGGCGGCCTGAGCTGGCCCGAGAGGCCCCAGCTGCCACACTGCAGGTGTCCCAGCAGCCCTCAGGCTCCTCTGGTCTGCTCTTCAGCAGGTTCTCTACCAGGTCCAGCTCCTGTGGGGACCAAGGGAGGGACTGCACCTGGCCCAGGGCCTCACCCTGGCCACCATCCTCATGGCCATCTCAGGCCCTGCCCTGGAGTTTGCTAAGTGACCAGGGCAGGTGACCTGGTTTCTTTTGCAGCTTACTTCAGTCTCCTTCTCTGGGCCTCTCCCTCACATCCTGGAAGTACATAGCCAGCCACCATTTTCCTGTACCCTGGGAGGGCCCCCTGTCACCCCACGTATGCAAACATTGGGTGACCTAGTCGAGGATTCCTACTGTGGCTTATGATTCTAATTCAGGCGCAAACAGGGTCCCAGGGAGATCGGTGGCTCTGAGGACTTGTGGAGCGCTGACCTCCCATCCTCCTGACCTCAGGTGGTCCAGGTGGGGCACTCTGGTTGCCACCTGGGACAGATGGAAATACCAGAAAGTAGGATCACAGAGTAGAGTGCCTGGGCTGGTGTGCAAGCTCAGACTGCAGACCCGAGACTCCCTAAACTGTCCCTGGAGACTCCGGGGCTGTGACGACCAAACAAGCCAGCAAGAAGAGCATGAAGCCCCGGAACCCAAATCCCCAGCCACAGGGAGAGGCCTAGGCCAAAGAGGAGGGTGTCAGCTAAGTCTCAATGCTAGGGTCTGGTCTCCTGGGGACCAAAGCCCAGACCTTGCCTTGTGTGGCCTGCGCTTCACCACCATCCTGCTCCAGCTATACTAAGAGTTACCACTCACCCCCTGGAGCAAACCCAGCAGCTGGAGTAGCAACACAGACTTTGGTTCTGAATCTCcctctcttggggggggggggctgctgcaGGGAGTAAGTAGATAATGTACCTATAGGCTCTGAATGATGGGTACAGTGACCACCACTCCCCAGGCTCGGCAGGCCTCCAGCCTACCAACTTTTGCAATGACCACCACCAACTATGGATTCTGGCACTTCCCATAGCTGATTTGTATGCCTCCTCTCAGTCTCGGCTAACCAACCTcttcgggggtggggtgggggaagcctTTCTGACGCCCCTCCCAAAGGCCCGGCTTGGGACCCAGAGAGCCAGTTATCTCCCTTCAGGATGAAAGAATGCGAGTCAGCTCGACTACTAACCTAAGCCAAGAGATCCACGGATCTCTCCTGTGCTTGGCGTGGAAGACTCGTTGATTTTAATGActtctaaggtgtgtgtgtgggggggtagacAGGACCGCCAGAACATGGAGCTCTCCAACTCAAGGTGATCTCTACCTGCCCTCTCCACCGCCACCACGTGGGGCTGACAGACACCTCCCTGCAGACCAGATCCTTACTAGCTTTTTTTTCACTGCTCCCTCCCACCTGTGCCCCTGTCTGTGCAAGGCTGGCCCAAAGGCCAGCCTTCTTCCAAGCCGTGTAGCTGGGCGCACCTGGCTACCAGGCGGCCTCTCCGCCCCGACGTCACGCACAGGCTCATGCTCACGCTCGGGATCCGGGCCGTCGTGTGTCTTGTCCACCGTGCCATGCGCTCCCCGCAGCCGGGCCAGCTCGCGGCCGCGCGCCTCGCACTCGCCCTGAGCCTCCTGGCGCTCGCGGCGCGCGCCCGCCAACTCCTTGGTGAGGGTGTCCAGGCGCTGGCGCAGCTGGCGCACCTCCTCGCGCGCACGGTTGCGCTCGGCGCGCACCTTGCTCCACTTCTCGCGCCAGTTCGCCGTGCAGTCGGACCACCAGCGCATCGTCTTCTCCATCTGCGCGGCTCGCGCGCGCGCCTCCTCCAGCTCCCGCAGCCGCAGCTCCTCGCGACTCTCCCAGTCGCCGTCGGCCAGCAGGGCAGGGCCGGGCAGCGGGAGCGCGGGTGGCGGCCCCGGTGACGGCGTGCCGCTGGGCGGCGTGGGTGGCAGCGAGTCGGCCGGGCCCATGCGATCGGGGGACGGGCTGCCCAGGATGGTAAGCAGGCTGCTCTTGGACAGCTGCGGGGACTCGGCCAGCCGCGGGCTCGGGCCGTGGCTCATAGTGAGGCTGGGTGGGCCCTGGGCGCGAACTAGCCTAGGCTCAAGGACGACGCTGGGGACGAGAGACCTACATGGTACCACTGTGTGTGATGGACGCCGCGACCCACTGCTCTCTAGGATACCCGTCTGGGGCGCCTCTTCAGACCTGCGGGAGAACACAACCATTACTGGGCTGTGACCACCACCGACAGCACCTGCGTGCTCAGGGGACGAACACCTGGTactggcagaagcaggaggagggtggTGTGTTCCAGAGATGCCCCAAGGAAGCCAGCAGCTACTTTCTCCCTGGCTCCAACTCCCTGCATCCCCTCAAGGCGGCTGATCTGAACCCTTGATTTTTGTCTGAGCTTCATGTAAGCCACAGAACCTTTCTGGGCTTCTGCTTCTTCCCCTGTACAGGGTGCAGGGTGCAGAGTAAGGAAGCCCAGG of Peromyscus leucopus breed LL Stock chromosome 5, UCI_PerLeu_2.1, whole genome shotgun sequence contains these proteins:
- the Ccdc102a gene encoding coiled-coil domain-containing protein 102A isoform X1, producing the protein MSHGPSPRLAESPQLSKSSLLTILGSPSPDRMGPADSLPPTPPSGTPSPGPPPALPLPGPALLADGDWESREELRLRELEEARARAAQMEKTMRWWSDCTANWREKWSKVRAERNRAREEVRQLRQRLDTLTKELAGARRERQEAQGECEARGRELARLRGAHGTVDKTHDGPDPEREHEPVRDVGAERPPGSQELDLVENLLKSRPEEPEGCWDTCSVAAGASRASSGRQDRNRLPWEDTGGTEEDASKLTALRLRLDESQKVLLKEREDKLALSRSIEKLEGELSQWKMKYEELSKTKQEMLKQLSILKETHQDELGRMSEDLEDELGARSSMDRKMAELRGEMERLQAENAAEWGRRERLETEKLGLERENKKLRAQVGDLEEALARRRRQNASALDCDLRASQAALFEKNKELADLKHVHGKLKKQFQEKVAELAHANRRVEQHETEVKKLRLRVEELKKELAQAEDELDEAHNQARKLQRSLDEQTELSENLQVQLEHLQSRLRRQQQNAPLFGKIRSTRFGTEEAGDGASDLDEDEDLQIQVA
- the Ccdc102a gene encoding coiled-coil domain-containing protein 102A isoform X2 produces the protein MSHGPSPRLAESPQLSKSSLLTILGSPSPDRMGPADSLPPTPPSGTPSPGPPPALPLPGPALLADGDWESREELRLRELEEARARAAQMEKTMRWWSDCTANWREKWSKVRAERNRAREEVRQLRQRLDTLTKELAGARRERQEAQGECEARGRELARLRGAHGTVDKTHDGPDPEREHEPELDLVENLLKSRPEEPEGCWDTCSVAAGASRASSGRQDRNRLPWEDTGGTEEDASKLTALRLRLDESQKVLLKEREDKLALSRSIEKLEGELSQWKMKYEELSKTKQEMLKQLSILKETHQDELGRMSEDLEDELGARSSMDRKMAELRGEMERLQAENAAEWGRRERLETEKLGLERENKKLRAQVGDLEEALARRRRQNASALDCDLRASQAALFEKNKELADLKHVHGKLKKQFQEKVAELAHANRRVEQHETEVKKLRLRVEELKKELAQAEDELDEAHNQARKLQRSLDEQTELSENLQVQLEHLQSRLRRQQQNAPLFGKIRSTRFGTEEAGDGASDLDEDEDLQIQVA